A single region of the Deltaproteobacteria bacterium genome encodes:
- a CDS encoding D-glycerate dehydrogenase, with the protein MSRPFVFATRELPGAPWEELRAVAELRVWDGEDAPARELLLAEAARAEGLVVTLVDRVDAQLLAAAPRLRVVSTCSVGVDHIDVAACSARGVRVGYTPGVLTDATADLAFALLLAAARRIPEADRFVRAGRWVKPWEPSLLLGKELAGATLGVIGLGAIGAAVAQRARGFGMRVVGWTRSGRGAPGVESVRGLDALLAQSDVVSVHVARTPETLGLLDARALARMKRGAILVNTARGGIVDERALCEALASGQLSAAALDVFAREPLPPDSPLLAAPNLVLAPHIGSATRETRARMAQLCVSNLVAALRGEVMPRCANP; encoded by the coding sequence GTGAGTCGGCCGTTCGTGTTTGCGACGCGGGAGCTGCCGGGGGCGCCTTGGGAGGAGCTGCGGGCGGTGGCGGAGCTGCGCGTTTGGGATGGGGAGGATGCGCCGGCGCGGGAGTTGTTATTGGCGGAGGCGGCGCGAGCGGAGGGGCTGGTCGTCACGCTGGTGGATCGCGTCGATGCGCAGCTGCTCGCGGCGGCGCCGCGGCTGCGCGTCGTGTCGACGTGCTCGGTGGGCGTGGATCACATCGACGTCGCGGCGTGCAGCGCGCGCGGGGTGCGCGTGGGTTACACGCCGGGCGTGCTCACCGACGCGACGGCGGACCTCGCGTTTGCGCTCTTGCTGGCGGCGGCGCGGCGCATTCCCGAGGCGGATCGCTTCGTGCGCGCGGGGCGCTGGGTGAAGCCGTGGGAGCCGAGCTTGCTTTTGGGGAAGGAGCTGGCCGGCGCGACGCTCGGCGTGATCGGCCTCGGCGCGATCGGTGCAGCGGTCGCGCAGCGTGCGCGCGGCTTCGGCATGCGCGTGGTCGGCTGGACGCGCAGTGGGCGCGGGGCGCCTGGCGTCGAGAGCGTGCGCGGGCTCGACGCGCTGCTCGCGCAGTCCGATGTCGTGAGCGTGCACGTCGCGCGCACGCCGGAGACGCTCGGGCTCCTCGACGCGCGGGCGTTAGCGCGCATGAAGCGCGGCGCGATTCTGGTGAACACCGCGCGCGGCGGGATCGTGGACGAGCGCGCGCTGTGCGAAGCGCTCGCGAGCGGTCAGCTCTCCGCCGCCGCGCTCGACGTGTTCGCGCGCGAGCCGCTGCCTCCCGACTCGCCGCTGCTCGCGGCGCCGAACCTCGTGCTCGCGCCGCACATCGGCAGCGCCACGCGCGAAACACGCGCGCGCATGGCGCAGCTGTGCGTGAGCAACCTCGTGGCGGCGCTGCGCGGGGAGGTGATGCCGAGGTGCGCGAATCCGTGA
- a CDS encoding O-acetyl-ADP-ribose deacetylase, translating to MNARLRVLRADITTLRVDAIVNAANELMLGGGGVDGAIHRAAGRELRDACRSVPELRPGVRCPTGESRITPASRLAAKWVIHTVGPIWRGGGAREAELLGACYRSSLQLALDHRVETIAFPAISCGVYRFPVRRAAQIASSTISHALAQHEQLREVTLVAFDAAMEEVLSAAIEGDGAC from the coding sequence ATGAACGCACGGCTGCGAGTGTTGCGGGCAGACATCACGACGCTCCGCGTCGATGCGATCGTGAACGCCGCGAACGAGCTGATGCTCGGAGGCGGCGGCGTCGACGGCGCGATCCATCGCGCGGCAGGCCGTGAGCTGCGCGACGCGTGCCGCAGCGTGCCCGAGCTGCGGCCCGGCGTGCGCTGCCCCACCGGCGAGTCGCGCATCACGCCCGCGTCCCGGCTGGCCGCGAAGTGGGTGATCCACACGGTCGGCCCGATCTGGCGCGGCGGCGGCGCGCGCGAAGCCGAGCTGCTCGGCGCTTGTTATCGGAGCTCGCTGCAGCTCGCGCTCGACCACCGCGTCGAGACGATCGCGTTCCCCGCGATCAGCTGCGGCGTCTATCGCTTTCCCGTGCGGCGCGCCGCTCAGATCGCGTCGAGCACGATCTCGCACGCACTCGCCCAGCACGAACAGCTCCGCGAAGTCACGCTCGTGGCGTTCGACGCCGCGATGGAGGAAGTGCTCAGCGCGGCGATCGAAGGCGATGGCGCCTGCTGA
- a CDS encoding GFA family protein, which yields MRSAERSVRGRCHCGAIRFEIRSDFAELTTCDCSICAMKGALMVRVHESAFTLLSGEAELATYQFHTRTAKHHFCRVCGIYPFHCKRVTPDFYGVNVRCLEHFDATGIPVRATVGAAMP from the coding sequence GTGAGGAGCGCCGAGCGCAGCGTGCGCGGGCGTTGTCACTGCGGCGCAATCCGCTTCGAGATTCGCTCCGACTTCGCCGAGCTGACGACGTGCGACTGCTCGATCTGCGCGATGAAGGGCGCGCTGATGGTGCGCGTCCACGAGTCCGCGTTCACGCTGCTCTCAGGCGAAGCCGAGCTCGCGACGTACCAGTTCCACACGCGCACCGCGAAGCATCACTTCTGCCGCGTGTGCGGGATCTACCCGTTCCACTGCAAGCGCGTGACGCCCGACTTCTACGGCGTGAACGTGCGCTGCCTCGAACACTTCGACGCGACGGGCATTCCGGTGCGCGCGACGGTGGGCGCAGCGATGCCGTGA
- a CDS encoding NYN domain-containing protein: protein MNSGAELAITLWLVDGYNVLHAHLLRGRDRKAWWSEERRKLVVAEAAKLAARGERVCVVFDGARPAGESEAPEDALLRVVFAKDADEFLLKAMRGADDPGGVAVVTGDRPVKDRARRFGAQVVSPRAWLERCRVAP, encoded by the coding sequence TTGAACAGCGGAGCCGAGCTCGCGATCACGCTCTGGCTGGTCGACGGCTACAACGTGCTGCACGCGCACTTGTTACGGGGTCGCGACCGCAAAGCGTGGTGGAGCGAGGAGCGCCGCAAGCTCGTGGTGGCCGAGGCGGCGAAGCTCGCAGCGCGCGGCGAGCGCGTGTGTGTGGTGTTCGACGGCGCGCGACCCGCGGGCGAGAGCGAAGCGCCCGAGGATGCGCTCCTGCGCGTGGTGTTTGCGAAGGACGCGGACGAGTTCCTGCTCAAGGCGATGCGCGGCGCGGATGACCCGGGCGGCGTTGCAGTCGTTACGGGCGACCGGCCGGTGAAGGACCGCGCGCGGCGCTTCGGCGCGCAGGTCGTATCGCCGCGCGCGTGGCTCGAGCGCTGCAGGGTGGCCCCGTGA
- a CDS encoding RecQ family ATP-dependent DNA helicase — protein MTRSLELFARDASPAGAAERLAALRALVLRVWGYAELRPHQAEAMLAALAGRDSLVVLATGGGKSLCYQAPALLRSGLTLVISPLISLMQDQIAGLVESGVEAVMLTSAQDFAAKRAAQAKLESGAVKLLFVAPERLVMPGFFDDLAKYGLASLVVDEAHCISHWGHDFRPEYRRIGELRALRPDVPVHAFTATATPQVRRDIALQLGLRDPVELVGGFDRPNLTYRFSPRGDSAAQVLGVIRRHAGEAGIVYCQRRRDVDSLTASLAREGVKCLPYHAGLDDGVRKRNQDHFLSEAIDVIVATVAFGMGIDRPDVRFVVHAAMPKGVEQFAQETGRAGRDGLPSECVMLYAGADYYGWRSLAERSAQEAEAAGAPVDPAEQALALERLSEMYGFATSATCRHRFLVEHFGQAWAGDPDGCGACDVCLKELAVHADSQRTAQMILSCVARCAQRYGAQHVADVLRGGDTERVRAAGHDKLSTFGLLKAHNNREIRHWIDQLVAAGHLRVADGQFPTLSLTESGVEAMKARVPVTLFALPLAPAKAKRTRAPSASADATPDYDDALFQRLRALRRRLAAERGVPPYLIFGDRTLQELAAVKPTRVEQLRGIRGIGEVKLRDLGAVFAAEIAAALAESSA, from the coding sequence ATGACGCGCTCGCTCGAGTTGTTCGCGCGCGACGCTTCGCCTGCGGGCGCCGCGGAGCGGCTCGCCGCGCTGCGCGCGCTCGTGCTGCGCGTCTGGGGCTACGCCGAGCTGCGCCCGCATCAAGCCGAGGCGATGCTGGCCGCGCTCGCGGGGCGCGATTCGCTCGTCGTGCTCGCGACCGGCGGCGGGAAGAGCCTCTGTTATCAGGCGCCCGCGTTGCTGCGGAGCGGGCTCACCCTCGTGATCAGTCCCCTCATCTCGTTGATGCAGGACCAGATCGCCGGGCTCGTCGAGAGCGGCGTCGAAGCGGTGATGCTGACGAGCGCGCAAGACTTCGCGGCGAAGCGCGCGGCGCAGGCGAAGCTCGAGAGCGGCGCGGTGAAGCTGCTGTTCGTGGCGCCCGAGCGGCTCGTGATGCCCGGCTTTTTCGACGATCTCGCGAAGTACGGGCTCGCTTCGCTGGTGGTGGACGAGGCGCACTGCATCTCCCACTGGGGCCACGACTTCCGGCCCGAGTACCGCCGCATCGGCGAGCTGCGCGCGCTGCGGCCCGACGTACCGGTGCACGCGTTCACGGCCACCGCGACGCCGCAGGTGCGCCGCGACATCGCGCTGCAGCTCGGGCTGCGCGACCCGGTGGAGCTCGTCGGCGGCTTCGATCGCCCGAATCTCACGTACCGCTTCTCGCCGCGCGGCGACAGTGCGGCGCAGGTGTTAGGGGTGATCCGCCGCCACGCGGGCGAGGCCGGCATCGTGTACTGTCAGCGCCGCCGCGACGTCGACTCGCTCACCGCGTCGCTCGCGCGCGAGGGCGTGAAGTGCCTTCCCTATCACGCCGGCCTCGACGACGGCGTGCGCAAGCGAAACCAAGATCACTTCCTGTCCGAAGCGATCGACGTGATCGTGGCGACGGTCGCATTCGGCATGGGCATCGATCGACCGGACGTGCGCTTCGTGGTGCACGCGGCGATGCCGAAGGGCGTCGAGCAGTTCGCGCAGGAGACGGGGCGCGCGGGCCGCGACGGTCTCCCGAGCGAGTGCGTGATGCTCTACGCCGGCGCCGATTATTATGGTTGGCGTTCGCTCGCCGAACGCAGCGCGCAAGAGGCCGAGGCCGCCGGCGCGCCGGTCGACCCCGCAGAGCAAGCGCTCGCGCTCGAGCGCCTGAGCGAGATGTACGGCTTCGCCACGAGCGCGACGTGCCGGCACAGGTTCTTGGTCGAGCACTTCGGGCAAGCGTGGGCAGGCGATCCGGACGGCTGCGGCGCGTGCGACGTGTGCTTGAAAGAGCTCGCCGTGCACGCGGACTCGCAGCGCACCGCGCAGATGATCCTTTCCTGCGTCGCGCGCTGCGCGCAGCGTTACGGCGCGCAGCACGTCGCCGACGTTCTGCGCGGCGGCGACACCGAGCGCGTGCGCGCCGCCGGCCACGACAAGCTCTCGACGTTCGGGCTGCTGAAGGCCCATAACAACCGAGAAATCCGCCACTGGATCGACCAGCTCGTCGCGGCCGGGCACCTGCGCGTGGCCGATGGGCAATTCCCGACGCTCTCGCTCACCGAGTCCGGTGTGGAAGCGATGAAGGCGCGCGTGCCGGTGACGCTGTTCGCGCTGCCGCTCGCGCCCGCAAAGGCGAAGCGCACGCGCGCGCCGAGCGCGAGCGCCGACGCGACGCCCGACTACGACGACGCGCTCTTCCAGCGCCTGCGCGCACTGCGCCGCCGCCTCGCAGCCGAACGCGGCGTGCCGCCCTATCTCATCTTCGGCGACCGCACGCTGCAGGAGCTCGCCGCGGTGAAGCCTACGCGCGTTGAGCAGCTGCGCGGCATCCGCGGCATCGGCGAGGTGAAGCTGCGCGACCTCGGCGCAGTGTTCGCTGCGGAAATCGCTGCGGCGCTCGCGGAGAGCAGCGCTTGA
- a CDS encoding DegT/DnrJ/EryC1/StrS family aminotransferase, whose protein sequence is MRGRQLNAIASARARAREEARVREREQARDVVQHVALVGIRQRGELEARAAGELRLGQREARREVVPAGGEARERAADAPVREREIGRRDGCAVERERELRERSARGRLDLERKGCARERELIRAWREKRDRLRAAVGRAHQGAEHETEGDKAKRTNRARLQQHGAPPRKRGAAYTRRCRKCALTPSPSRAAALAFARNPARTRSRARERLSSHDDGRPDSAARPEGAVRGAAARARRRDPEGAERAEVRARPGGRAARARARRVLRRAARRRLRLGLGRAAARADGARSAPRRRSCVPRLHVLRHGGIDRAARPAHRVHRRRRRHLQHDAGDARTRAARRASRQGRDHRASVRASLRAGPDHCDPRGWRARGARRRAGDRRRRRERTPRGRRRDRVLQLLPHEESRLLRRRRRAHDERRRAGRAAAPPARSRRRAAVRARRGRHQLAPRHAASGRAAREAAAPRCVERRARGSATRAPRTRACPSRRADCRCARPRIPRRPRHVWNQYVVRVPAARRDALRAHLTSLGIGTSVYYPRPLHLQPCFAGGGQVASALPVAEALARETLALPIYPELTGEQIARVASEVVAFLKR, encoded by the coding sequence ATGCGCGGGCGGCAGCTGAATGCGATAGCCAGTGCGCGTGCGCGCGCGCGTGAGGAAGCGCGAGTACGGGAACGGGAGCAGGCACGCGACGTCGTTCAGCACGTCGCACTCGTCGGGATTCGTCAGCGCGGCGAGCTCGAAGCGCGCGCTGCCGGAGAACTGCGCCTCGGGCAGCGCGAAGCTCGCCGCGAGGTCGTGCCAGCCGGCGGCGAGGCCCGCGAGCGTGCCGCTGACGCGCCCGTTCGCGAGCGCGAGATCGGGCGGCGCGACGGGTGCGCCGTCGAGCGTGAGCGTGAACTGCGCGAGCGAAGCGCCCGCGGGCGCCTCGATCTCGAACGCAAGGGGTGCGCCCGCGAGCGAGAGCTGATCCGCGCGTGGCGCGAGAAACGCGATCGGCTGCGGGCCGCAGTGGGTCGAGCCCATCAGGGCGCAGAACACGAGACCGAGGGCGACAAGGCGAAGCGCACGAATCGCGCGCGGCTGCAGCAGCACGGGGCACCTCCACGAAAGCGGGGCGCAGCCTACACCCGTCGGTGTCGGAAGTGCGCGCTGACGCCCAGTCCATCTCGAGCAGCGGCGCTCGCGTTCGCGAGAAATCCAGCGCGAACGCGCTCTCGCGCGCGAGAGCGCTTATCGTCCCACGACGATGGCCGACCCGATTCCGCAGCTCGACCTGAAGGCGCAGTACGAGGCGCTGCAGCACGAGCTCGGCGCCGCGATCCAGAAGGTGCTGAGCGAGCAGAAGTTCGTGCTCGGCCCGGAGGTCGCGCAGCTCGAGCGCGAGCTCGCCGCGTTTTGCGGCGCGCGGCACGCCGTCGCCTGCGCCTCGGGCTCGGACGCGCTGCTGCTCGCGCTGATGGCGCTCGATCTGCGCCCCGGCGACGCAGTTGCGTGCCCCGCCTACACGTTCTTCGCCACGGCGGGATCGATCGCGCGGCTCGGCCTGCGCATCGTGTTCACCGACGTCGACGCCGCCACCTTCAACATGACGCCGGAGACGCTCGCACGCGCGCTGCACGGCGCGCCTCGCGTCAAGGCCGTGATCACCGTGCATCTGTTCGGGCAAGCCTGCGCGCCGGACCTGATCACTGCGATCCGCGCGGCTGGCGCGCACGTGGTGCACGACGCCGCGCAGGCGATCGGCGCCGAAGACGCGAGCGGACGCCGCGTGGGCGGCGACGCGATCGCGTGCTTCAGCTTCTACCCCACGAAGAATCTCGGTTGTTACGGCGACGGCGGCGCGCTCACGACGAGCGACGCCGCGCAGGCCGAGCGGCTGCGCCGCCTGCGCGCTCACGGCGGCGCGCAGCAGTACGCGCACGACGAGGTCGGCATCAACTCGCGCCTCGACACGCTGCAAGCGGCCGTGCTGCGCGTGAAGCTGCCGCACCTCGCTGCGTGGAACGACGCGCGCGCGGTTCCGCGACGCGGGCGCCGCGGACTCGGGCGTGCCCCTCGCGGAGGGCGGACTGTCGCTGCGCACGCCCGCGCATCCCGCGCCGCCCGCGCCACGTGTGGAACCAATACGTCGTGCGCGTGCCCGCCGCGCGCCGCGACGCGCTGCGCGCGCACCTCACGAGCCTCGGTATCGGCACGAGCGTGTACTACCCGCGCCCGCTCCATCTCCAGCCCTGCTTCGCGGGCGGCGGGCAAGTCGCGAGCGCACTCCCCGTCGCCGAAGCGCTCGCGCGCGAGACACTCGCGCTGCCGATCTACCCCGAGCTCACGGGCGAGCAGATCGCGCGCGTGGCGAGCGAAGTCGTCGCGTTCCTGAAGCGGTAG
- a CDS encoding FAD-binding protein gives MDVVRHDVVIVGGGAAGLRAAIAACQADPTISVALVSKVYPMRSHTVSAEGGAAAVPPSSKDDSLEKHAFDTVKGSDFLGDQDTIQYFVQEAPKELTLLEHWGCPWSRNADGSVSARPFGGMQTPRTWYATDKVGFHMLHTLFQTSMKYDRIVRYDEHFVTKLLVDGGKCGGVAALDMRTGKMKAVLGRSVIITTGGAGKIWPFTTNGNIKTGDGMAIAYREGVALKDMEFVQYHPTGLPGTGILITEASRGEGGYLINSEGERFLTTRDYGVGTKAELGPRDMISRAIILEIEAGRGIEVPGKIGKYANLDLRHIGKEKLEARLPFVLELARTYANTDPVTQPIPIRPVLHYMMGGVDVNIDGETIVGGLYAAGETACVSINGANRLGSNSLTECLVFGARSGRHAVARAKGGVALSEAPLLEQVKTEGARLDALRARKRGSETLAGIRHDMNAAMEAGLGVYRMQDTMDKAVRDIAELKRRYEQVSLSDTSKVFNTELTTALELSNLLDCAEAVATAAAQRKESRGAHARRDFPKRDDASFLHHSLVYYGGNAPRFATKPVTMGVWVPEERKY, from the coding sequence GTGGATGTCGTACGCCATGACGTCGTGATCGTCGGCGGCGGTGCTGCGGGCCTGCGGGCCGCGATCGCTGCCTGCCAGGCCGATCCGACGATCAGCGTCGCTCTGGTTTCGAAGGTCTATCCGATGCGCAGCCACACCGTGTCCGCGGAAGGCGGCGCGGCGGCGGTGCCGCCCAGCTCGAAGGACGACAGTCTCGAGAAGCACGCCTTCGACACGGTGAAGGGCTCGGACTTCCTCGGCGACCAGGACACGATCCAGTACTTCGTGCAGGAAGCGCCCAAGGAGCTGACGCTGCTCGAGCATTGGGGCTGCCCGTGGAGCCGCAACGCCGACGGCAGCGTGTCCGCGCGCCCGTTCGGCGGGATGCAGACGCCGCGCACGTGGTACGCGACCGACAAGGTCGGTTTCCACATGCTGCACACGCTGTTCCAGACCTCGATGAAGTACGACCGCATCGTCCGCTACGACGAACACTTCGTGACGAAGTTGTTAGTGGACGGCGGCAAGTGCGGCGGCGTCGCGGCGCTCGACATGCGCACGGGCAAGATGAAGGCCGTGCTCGGGCGCTCGGTGATCATCACGACGGGCGGGGCCGGGAAGATCTGGCCGTTCACCACGAACGGGAACATCAAGACCGGCGACGGCATGGCGATCGCGTATCGCGAGGGCGTCGCGCTCAAAGACATGGAGTTCGTGCAGTACCACCCGACGGGCCTGCCGGGCACGGGCATCCTGATCACCGAAGCCTCACGCGGCGAGGGCGGCTACCTGATCAACTCCGAGGGCGAGCGCTTTCTCACGACGCGCGACTACGGCGTCGGCACCAAGGCGGAGCTCGGCCCGCGCGACATGATCTCGCGCGCGATCATTCTCGAGATCGAGGCGGGCCGCGGCATCGAGGTGCCGGGCAAGATCGGCAAGTACGCGAATCTCGACCTGCGCCACATCGGCAAGGAGAAGCTCGAGGCGCGCCTGCCGTTCGTGCTCGAGCTCGCGCGCACCTACGCGAACACCGACCCGGTGACGCAGCCGATTCCGATCCGCCCGGTGCTCCACTACATGATGGGCGGCGTCGACGTGAACATCGACGGCGAGACGATCGTCGGCGGCCTGTATGCCGCGGGCGAGACGGCCTGCGTCTCGATCAACGGCGCAAACCGTCTCGGCTCGAACTCGCTCACCGAGTGCTTGGTGTTCGGCGCGCGCTCGGGGCGCCATGCGGTGGCGCGCGCGAAGGGCGGCGTCGCGCTCAGCGAGGCGCCGCTGCTCGAGCAGGTGAAGACCGAGGGCGCGCGACTCGACGCGCTGCGCGCGAGGAAGCGCGGCAGCGAGACGCTCGCGGGCATCCGCCACGACATGAACGCCGCGATGGAGGCCGGCCTCGGCGTCTACCGCATGCAGGACACGATGGACAAAGCGGTGCGCGACATCGCGGAGCTGAAGCGCCGCTACGAGCAGGTGAGCCTCAGCGACACGAGCAAGGTGTTCAACACCGAGCTCACGACCGCGCTCGAGCTCTCGAACCTGCTCGACTGCGCCGAGGCCGTCGCGACGGCCGCCGCGCAGCGCAAGGAGTCGCGCGGCGCCCACGCACGGCGCGACTTCCCGAAGCGCGACGACGCGAGCTTCCTGCACCACTCGCTGGTTTATTACGGCGGGAACGCCCCGCGCTTCGCCACGAAGCCCGTGACGATGGGCGTGTGGGTGCCGGAAGAGCGGAAGTATTAG
- the sdhB gene encoding succinate dehydrogenase iron-sulfur subunit: MAQVKKTLIVTRFDPDKDQAPRTQKYEISIEDDAKVLDALNQIKDHVDPTLSHRWSCRMAVCGSCGMNVNGKPKLTCKDPISAYGDVIEVTPLASFPVVKDLVVELEGFMDKFKKVKPWIMVAKERAVEAGPTKQSPDELADFKQFSMCINCMLCYSACPVVSNEPDFLGPAAIAIGHRYNQDTRDEGARERNEIFRDDGGVFSCSYANECSEVCPKHVDPSAAIQQAKLNNVLDWAKSFVVPRGGK; this comes from the coding sequence ATGGCGCAAGTGAAGAAGACTCTGATCGTTACGCGCTTCGATCCCGACAAGGATCAAGCGCCGCGCACGCAGAAGTACGAGATCTCGATCGAGGACGACGCGAAGGTTCTCGACGCGCTGAATCAGATCAAAGACCACGTCGACCCGACGCTCTCGCACCGCTGGTCGTGCCGGATGGCGGTTTGCGGCAGCTGCGGCATGAACGTGAACGGCAAGCCGAAGCTCACCTGCAAGGATCCGATCTCGGCCTACGGCGACGTCATCGAGGTCACGCCGCTCGCGAGTTTCCCCGTGGTGAAGGACCTCGTCGTCGAGCTCGAAGGCTTCATGGACAAGTTCAAGAAGGTGAAGCCTTGGATCATGGTGGCGAAGGAGCGGGCGGTGGAAGCCGGCCCGACCAAGCAGTCGCCCGACGAGCTCGCCGACTTCAAGCAGTTCAGCATGTGCATCAACTGCATGCTCTGTTACTCGGCATGCCCCGTCGTCTCGAACGAGCCGGACTTCCTCGGGCCCGCCGCGATCGCGATCGGGCACCGGTACAACCAGGACACGCGCGACGAAGGCGCGCGTGAGCGCAACGAGATCTTCCGCGACGACGGTGGCGTGTTCTCGTGCTCGTACGCGAACGAGTGCAGCGAGGTCTGCCCGAAGCACGTCGATCCGTCGGCGGCGATCCAGCAGGCGAAGCTCAACAACGTGCTCGACTGGGCCAAGAGCTTCGTCGTCCCGCGAGGAGGCAAGTGA
- a CDS encoding CoA transferase, with protein sequence MASNPGRPLAGLRILDLTRVVAGPFATAIFADLGAEVIKIEAPRTGDDYRAGPSPPGQTSLSFQNNNRGKRSITLDVRTSEGRELLLKLVDRADALVENFRAGYLAKCGLGADVLQARNPRLVVAAISGFGQTGPRAGEPSYDIVAQATGGLLAMTGFPDATPVRAGGATADFVGGLYLALGVVVALLERERTGIARVLDLSNQDCIFAIADSAATIYAGIGAKMERVGNAHPFTSPYDCFATSDGFVVVGTASNKLFRKLCEGIARPELGRDERFKSHRMRAANRPELTAILAAWMRARSCDEVLAALGPRGVDVPVARVSSPHELLDDPQLVARGMIERHPHPQLGEVVFHGNALKLSGAVPRERALAPELGEANGEVFGEIGVTAGELAGLRERGVV encoded by the coding sequence ATGGCGAGCAATCCCGGCAGACCGCTTGCTGGGCTGAGGATTCTCGACCTCACGCGCGTCGTCGCGGGTCCGTTCGCGACCGCGATCTTCGCGGACCTCGGCGCCGAGGTGATCAAGATCGAGGCGCCGCGCACCGGCGACGACTACCGCGCGGGCCCGTCGCCGCCGGGGCAGACCTCGCTCTCGTTCCAGAACAACAACCGCGGCAAGCGCTCCATCACGCTCGACGTGCGCACGTCTGAAGGGCGCGAGTTGTTACTGAAGCTCGTCGACCGCGCCGATGCGCTCGTCGAGAACTTCCGCGCGGGCTACCTGGCGAAGTGCGGCCTCGGCGCGGACGTGCTGCAGGCGCGCAATCCGCGCCTCGTGGTCGCCGCGATCAGCGGCTTCGGGCAGACCGGGCCGCGCGCCGGCGAGCCGAGCTACGACATCGTCGCGCAGGCGACCGGCGGCCTGCTCGCGATGACGGGCTTCCCCGACGCCACACCCGTTCGCGCAGGCGGCGCCACCGCGGACTTCGTGGGCGGCCTCTACCTCGCGCTCGGCGTGGTCGTCGCGCTGCTCGAGCGCGAGCGCACCGGCATTGCACGCGTGCTCGATCTCTCGAACCAAGACTGCATCTTCGCGATCGCCGATTCCGCCGCGACGATCTACGCCGGCATCGGCGCGAAGATGGAGCGCGTCGGCAACGCGCACCCGTTCACGTCGCCGTACGACTGCTTCGCCACGAGCGACGGCTTCGTCGTAGTGGGCACCGCCAGCAACAAGCTCTTCCGTAAGCTGTGCGAAGGCATCGCGCGCCCCGAGCTCGGGCGCGACGAGCGCTTCAAGAGCCACCGCATGCGCGCCGCGAACCGGCCCGAGCTCACCGCGATCCTCGCCGCGTGGATGCGCGCGCGCAGCTGTGACGAAGTGCTCGCCGCGCTCGGCCCGCGCGGCGTCGACGTGCCCGTCGCGCGCGTCTCCTCGCCGCACGAGCTGCTCGATGACCCGCAGCTCGTGGCGCGCGGCATGATCGAGCGCCACCCGCACCCGCAGCTCGGCGAGGTCGTGTTCCACGGCAACGCGCTGAAGCTCTCGGGCGCCGTACCGCGCGAGCGCGCGCTCGCGCCGGAGCTGGGTGAAGCGAACGGGGAAGTGTTCGGCGAGATCGGCGTGACGGCGGGGGAGTTGGCGGGGCTGAGGGAGCGTGGGGTGGTGTGA
- a CDS encoding glycosyltransferase family 2 protein, with amino-acid sequence MTSRPLRVSVVIPALNEERTLRAVVDAVREALSAYDLEVVIVDDGSSDATPRVIAELAAADSRVRCARHERPRGKGSAVRTGFALASGDVLVIQDADLEYSPRDIPSLLGPIEAGVADAVYGSRFLGAEHSVNYFWTTLANKLITLTANVVYNTNFTDLYTGYKAMRAELVKPLHLTAATFTIEAELTAKLHRTGARFYEVPIRYRARSYREGKKIRASDALRAVSAIVAHRFTRLKAG; translated from the coding sequence ATGACGTCCCGCCCGCTGCGCGTCTCGGTAGTGATTCCAGCGCTGAACGAGGAGCGCACGCTGCGCGCCGTGGTGGACGCGGTGCGCGAGGCGCTCTCTGCGTACGACCTCGAGGTCGTGATCGTGGACGACGGCTCGAGCGACGCGACGCCGCGCGTGATCGCGGAGCTCGCCGCCGCGGACTCGCGCGTTCGCTGCGCGCGTCACGAGCGCCCGCGCGGCAAGGGCTCGGCGGTGCGCACCGGATTCGCGCTCGCGAGCGGCGACGTGCTCGTGATCCAAGACGCCGACCTCGAGTACTCGCCCCGCGACATCCCGAGCTTGTTAGGGCCGATCGAGGCCGGCGTCGCCGACGCCGTCTACGGCTCGCGCTTCCTCGGCGCCGAGCACAGCGTCAACTACTTCTGGACCACGCTCGCGAACAAGCTGATCACGCTCACCGCGAACGTCGTCTACAACACCAACTTCACCGACCTCTACACCGGCTACAAAGCGATGCGCGCCGAGCTCGTGAAGCCGCTGCACCTCACGGCCGCCACGTTCACGATCGAGGCCGAGCTCACCGCCAAGCTGCATCGCACCGGCGCTCGCTTCTACGAAGTGCCGATCCGCTACCGCGCGCGCAGCTACCGCGAGGGCAAGAAAATCCGCGCGAGCGACGCGCTGCGAGCGGTCAGCGCGATCGTCGCGCATCGCTTCACGCGCCTGAAGGCAGGCTGA